One genomic region from Ptychodera flava strain L36383 chromosome 5, AS_Pfla_20210202, whole genome shotgun sequence encodes:
- the LOC139133440 gene encoding probable serine/threonine-protein kinase roco11, producing MLVGAFGSGKTSTKRSLFNEDFEANHISTDGADIYGVDITEWICKGNRTEHHSQPDPKEIQEMLEDTIISDMKKQTPIIYGDEETQDQQRPATLEGGPQQSIEADLKHQGETDSVFFSRIQDRLRKVQDVGLIDTHYSLWDFAGESLYYITHQAFLGNRVIYLLVTDLTKSLDDIVTATLNVQKSGGEGHSVHTVGEWTVKDFLCFWMNSIHSYRCLHGKTRNKKGRKVSAPPVIIVGTKKDLLQEVLTSTDKVDTLAEEQLKNIKKYIDSNVFSAANTHIVGYIAIDNKSRQNCQTSDAAVEELRQRIKDLSTDDYFCDEVPVKWIHLELLLRKEEKDTLELQAAYKLGADLGLDTNEVDKALVYLHNVGEILHYDSLPELKETVIVNVCWLVNLFKVLITKAITCEDDLQATTLISGQAKALREGILYETLVDDVLKKENRLNDKKIILKTMELYDILSEVACETSGAQNKAKYYVPCFLTKDLDEKENIVVSKKSEPFCPIYFHFPGNFLPEGLFYRFVVRCLRIWPSESIPLYKNYARFFVRDKRFHFIVHRIGADIMLRALTQSEDQQFDPTTFHDLRCTTEGELRHVVGTYAPGLSFCVCVKCPEDIHKHEGLRPDSMDVDDGCVQIEEKDGSASAVCRILQDDIHPPNLKSWYFKTSQMLFATPWVKPSEQPEEIQRKRPRFSSRSLLFINDELGTQKGESRQ from the exons GAAATAGAACTGAGCATCATAGTCAGCCTGATCCAAAAGAAATACAAGAGATGTTGGAAGACACAATCATATCTGACATGAAAAAGCAAACTCCTATCATTTACGGTGATGAAGAAACACAAGATCAACAACGTCCCGCGACTTTGGAAGGGGGACCACAACAATCCATCGAGGCGGACTTAAAACATCAAGGGGAGACAGACAGTGTCTTTTTTTCTCGTATTCAGGACCGTCTCAGGAAAGTACAAGATGTTGGACTCATCGATACACACTACAGCCTTTGGGACTTTGCTGGAGAGAGCCTGTATTATATAACTCACCAG GCATTTCTTGGGAACAGGGTTATATATTTACTGGTAaccgatttgacaaaatcactGGATGACATTGTGACTGCGACTTTGAATGTCCAAAAAAGTGGGGGTGAAGGACACTCAGTACATACAGTAGGGGAATGGACGGTTAAAG ACTTCCTGTGCTTCTGGATGAATTCCATCCATTCCTACCGATGCCTTCATGGCAAGACAAGGAATAAGAAAGGAAGAAAAGTATCAGCTCCACCAGTCATTATTGTTGGAACTAAGAAGGATCTGCTTCAAGAG GTGTTGACGTCAACAGATAAAGTTGATACTCTTGCTGAAGAGCAGTTAAagaatatcaaaaaatatatagattcaAATGTTTTCAGTGCAGCAAATACACACATAGTCGGATACATTGCAATCGATAACAAGTCAAGACAGAACTGCCAGACAAGTGATGCTGCAGTTGAAGAGCTCCGTCAAAGGATAAAAGACTTATCAACTGATGATTATTTCTGTGACGAAGTTCCAGTAAAATGGATTCATTTAGAGCTTTTACTCAGGAAGGAGGAGAAAGATACCTTGGAGTTACAAGCAGCTTACAAACTTGGAGCAGATCTTGGACTAGACACAAATGAAGTGGATAAAGCCCTGGTTTATCTTCATAACGTTGGCGAGATCTTGCACTATGACAGTTTACCCGAACTTAAAGAAACCGTGATTGTGAATGTTTGTTGGTTGGTCAACCTGTTCAAGGTACTCATTACAAAGGCCATCACTTGCGAGGACGATTTGCAAGCCACTACATTAATATCTGGTCAGGCAAAAGCACTACGTGAGGGAATATTATATGAGACCTTAGTCGACGACGTGTTGAAAAAGGAAAATCGACTGAATGACAAGAAAATCATCCTGAAGACTATGGAGCTGTATGACATCCTATCAGAGGTAGCCTGCGAAACTTCAGGTGCTCAAAACAAAGCGAAATACTATGTTCCGTGCTTTTTAACGAAAGATCTTGATGAAAAAGAAAACATCGTTGTATCAAAAAAAAGTGAGCCATTTTGTCCAATCTACTTTCATTTTCCAGGAAACTTCTTACCTGAAGGCCTTTTTTATAGATTTGTTGTCCGCTGTCTACGGATATGGCCAAGCGAATCGATTCCCCTCTACAAGAATTATGCCCGCTTCTTTGTACGAGATAAAAGATTTCACTTCATCGTACATCGGATTGGAGCCGACATCATGTTACGAGCACTTACACAGTCAGAGGATCAGCAGTTTGATCCGACAACATTTCACGACCTCCGTTGTACAACTGAAGGCGAGTTACGGCATGTCGTCGGTACCTATGCACCTGGCTTAtcattttgtgtttgtgtgaagTGCCCCGAGGATATCCACAAACACGAAGGCTTACGGCCCGATTCTATGGATGTAGACGATGGGTGTGTTCAAATTGAAGAAAAGGATGGCTCTGCTTCAGCTGTCTGTAGGATATTGCAAGACGATATACATCCCCCAAATTTGAAGTCATGGTATTTTAAAACCAGTC AGATGCTATTTGCAACACCTTGGGTCAAACCTTCAGAACAGCCCGAAGAAATACAGAGAAAGCG GCCTCGTTTCAGTAGCAGAAGTCTACTATTCATCAATGACGAGTTGGGAACCCAAAAGGGGGAATCTCGACAGTAA